From the Hevea brasiliensis isolate MT/VB/25A 57/8 chromosome 15, ASM3005281v1, whole genome shotgun sequence genome, one window contains:
- the LOC110638127 gene encoding 9-cis-epoxycarotenoid dioxygenase NCED3, chloroplastic: protein MASSAISMGSSISLDAPRASTKLNISSSLHTPSILHFPKQSPRTTSFPPSPSISTTIPNKVTLPPAPSVDKSLAPEINQLNLLQRAAAMALDAVESALVSHENQYPLPKTADPTVQISGNFAPVPEQPVVHNLPVAGKIPDSIRGVYLRNGANPLHEPVAGHHFFDGDGMVHAVRFENGSVSYACRFTETNRLVQERKLGRPVFPKAIGELHGHSGIARLLLFCARGLFGIVDPSHGTGVANAGLVYFNGRLLAMSEDDLPYHVRVLPSGDLKTVGRNNFNGQLKSTMIAHPKVDPSSGELFALSYDVVQKPYLKYFRFSADGKKSPDVEISLDQPTMMHDFAITERFVVIPDQQIVFKLPEMICGGSPVIYDKKKMSRFGVLEKKANDASKIRWIEAPDCFCFHLWNAWEEPETDELVVIGSCMTPPDSIFNECDESLKSVLSEIRLNLKTGKSTRRPIISGPEQVNLEAGMVNRNLLGRKTQFAYLALAEPWPKVSGFAKVDLSTGEVHKYIYGNNKYGGEPLFLPSEPNSNSGKEDSGYILCFVHDEKQWKSELQIVNAMNLQLEATVKLPSRVPYGFHGTFISAKDLEKQA from the coding sequence ATGGCTTCTTCAGCTATAAGCATGGGCTCTTCCATTTCTCTTGACGCCCCTAGGGCTAGTACAAAACTCAACATCTCCTCCTCTCTCCATACTCCTTCCATTCTCCATTTCCCTAAACAGTCCCCCAGAACCACTTCTTTTCCTCCCTCTCCTTCTATTTCCACAACTATTCCTAACAAAGTCACTCTTCCTCCTGCTCCTTCTGTTGATAAATCCTTGGCACCAGAGATCAACCAATTGAATCTTTTACAAAGGGCTGCAGCTATGGCCTTAGATGCTGTGGAAAGTGCTTTGGTTTCACATGAAAATCAATACCCTCTTCCCAAAACTGCTGACCCAACAGTCCAAATTTCAGGTAACTTCGCTCCCGTGCCGGAGCAACCCGTTGTACATAATTTGCCTGTTGCCGGTAAAATCCCAGACAGCATTCGAGGTGTTTATCTTCGAAACGGCGCAAACCCGCTTCACGAACCTGTGGCTGGTCACCACTTTTTTGATGGTGATGGGATGGTCCATGCTGTCCGCTTTGAGAACGGGTCTGTCAGCTATGCTTGTCGGTTCACGGAGACAAACAGGCTTGTTCAAGAGAGAAAATTGGGACGCCCCGTTTTCCCAAAGGCCATCGGTGAACTCCATGGCCACTCCGGGATAGCTAGGCTGTTGCTTTTTTGTGCTCGTGGCCTTTTTGGGATCGTTGATCCTAGCCATGGGACGGGTGTTGCTAACGCTGGGTTGGTATACTTTAATGGTCGTCTTCTTGCCATGTCTGAAGATGATTTGCCTTACCATGTTCGTGTTCTTCCCTCTGGAGACCTCAAAACTGTTGGGCGAAACAATTTCAATGGCCAACTCAAGAGTACAATGATTGCTCATCCAAAAGTCGACCCATCTTCTGGGGAATTGTTTGCTCTTAGCTACGATGTTGTCCAGAAGCCATATCTGAAATATTTCAGATTTTCTGCCGATGGTAAAAAGTCTCCTGATGTTGAAATCTCACTTGATCAACCAACCATGATGCATGATTTTGCCATTACTGAGAGGTTCGTTGTTATTCCTGATCAACAAATAGTGTTCAAATTGCCCGAAATGATTTGCGGTGGCTCACCGGTAATCTACGACAAGAAGAAGATGTCAAGGTTTGGGGTATTGGAAAAGAAAGCCAATGACGCTTCCAAGATTAGGTGGATAGAAGCGCCTGATTGCTTCTGTTTCCATCTCTGGAACGCATGGGAAGAGCCTGAGACTGATGAGTTAGTGGTGATTGGATCTTGCATGACTCCACCAGATTCCATTTTCAATGAATGTGATGAGAGTTTAAAGAGTGTTCTCTCAGAAATCAGGCTAAATTTGAAGACTGGAAAGTCCACTCGCCGTCCTATCATTTCAGGTCCTGAACAGGTAAACTTAGAAGCAGGAATGGTGAATCGAAACCTTCTAGGCAGAAAGACCCAGTTTGCATACTTAGCTCTTGCCGAGCCATGGCCGAAAGTGTCTGGTTTTGCTAAAGTAGACCTCTCAACAGGAGAGGTACACAAGTATATCTATGGAAACAACAAGTATGGTGGTGAGCCTCTGTTTCTTCCGAGTGAACCAAACTCCAATTCAGGCAAAGAAGATTCTGGGTACATTTTATGCTTTGTTCATGACGAAAAACAGTGGAAATCAGAGCTACAAATTGTGAATGCCATGAATTTGCAGCTAGAAGCAACAGTGAAGCTTCCTAGCCGAGTTCCTTATGGTTTTCATGGCACGTTTATTAGTGCTAAGGATTTGGAGAAGCAAGCCTAG